The proteins below are encoded in one region of Metabacillus dongyingensis:
- a CDS encoding GNAT family N-acetyltransferase yields the protein MLKKRDIQDSQPLYDQMVHPDVFPFVRHKAASIDEYLFLTKQTIEAEERGELISRTILDEWGSPIGTISLFDVQDNAGFLGTWLGKPFHGKGYNQAAKDAFFNELFFDLDIERIFLRIRKKNIRSTKAAEKLPYVVNANETRKPLLDEINQGEDIYNLYEISKDLYTFYTMRTAAETGEQHLKEA from the coding sequence ATGCTAAAAAAACGTGATATTCAAGACAGTCAGCCGCTCTATGATCAAATGGTTCACCCTGATGTCTTCCCTTTTGTGCGCCACAAAGCTGCATCAATTGATGAATATCTATTTTTAACCAAACAAACGATTGAAGCAGAAGAGCGCGGGGAATTGATTTCACGTACCATTCTCGATGAATGGGGCTCTCCAATCGGAACGATCAGTTTATTTGATGTTCAGGACAATGCGGGGTTTCTTGGTACATGGCTGGGGAAGCCATTTCACGGAAAAGGCTATAACCAGGCTGCTAAAGATGCTTTTTTCAATGAACTCTTTTTTGACCTTGACATTGAACGGATTTTTCTCCGCATCAGAAAGAAAAACATTCGCTCAACAAAAGCCGCTGAAAAGCTGCCTTATGTCGTAAATGCCAATGAAACAAGAAAGCCTCTTCTCGACGAAATCAATCAGGGCGAGGATATTTATAACTTATACGAAATTTCAAAAGACCTATATACCTTCTATACGATGCGTACTGCCGCTGAAACCGGGGAACAGCATCTTAAAGAAGCATAA
- a CDS encoding YfhE family protein, translated as MADKRKREKTRNSLSGAQEVTYSRAFKMADRAGGYINSKSSH; from the coding sequence ATGGCTGATAAAAGAAAACGCGAAAAAACCCGCAATTCTTTAAGCGGTGCACAGGAAGTAACCTATTCAAGAGCATTTAAAATGGCTGACCGTGCAGGCGGATACATAAACAGCAAATCAAGTCATTAA